The Sesamum indicum cultivar Zhongzhi No. 13 linkage group LG6, S_indicum_v1.0, whole genome shotgun sequence genome has a segment encoding these proteins:
- the LOC105164495 gene encoding uncharacterized protein LOC105164495: MELGRGAHSPGKWNFLSFKEIMETRKFFRKFFQAGGCELRIGVYESFDTICIYLESDQSVGSDPEKTWNNSVIQFMKVSDMLEADAGFLLRDTVVFVCEILDYCPWFDFSDLEVLASEDDQDGLTTDPDELIYSDDSEDLSGDEKDIFRNLLSGAGFHLTYEDKNI; this comes from the exons AGTGGAATTTCTTGTCCTTCAAGGAAATAATGGAAACTAGAAAATTTTTTCGCAAATTCTTTCAAGCTGGTGGATGTGAGCTTCGGATTG GAGTATATGAGTCTTTTGACaccatatgtatatatttggagAGTGATCAGTCAGTTGGCAGTGATCCCGAGAAGACCTGGAACAATTCGGTTATTCAGTTTATGAAGGTATCTGACATGTTGGAAGCTGATGCAGGATTTCTGCTGCGAGACACAGTTGTATTTGTTTGTGAGATCTTGGACTACTGTCCATGGTTCGATTTTTCAGACCTGGAG GTTTTAGCTTCTGAAGATGATCAAGACGGCCTGACAACTGACCCTGACGAACTCATTTATTCTGATGACAGTGAAGATCTAAGTGGAGATGAAAAAGACATCTTCAGAAATCTTCTATCTGGGGCCGGGTTTCACCTTACTTATGAAGACAAGAACATATAG